The following coding sequences are from one Phenylobacterium glaciei window:
- a CDS encoding NADPH-dependent FMN reductase has translation MRLLALCGSLRAVSSNGAALEAAALLAPAGVEVLLYDGLAQLPHFNPDLDTDTPPQPVAELRRAVGASDGLLISSPEYAHGVPGALKNGLDWLVASLEFADTPTILISTSPASVHAPAQLREILTTMSARLVEEAFVALPLRGRPLDAGAIAADPALSEALASGLARLAAAISAEPRADR, from the coding sequence ATGCGCCTGCTCGCCCTCTGCGGCAGCCTGAGGGCTGTCTCTTCAAATGGCGCGGCGCTGGAGGCCGCGGCCCTGCTGGCGCCGGCCGGTGTGGAGGTCCTCCTCTATGACGGCCTGGCCCAGCTGCCGCATTTCAATCCTGATCTCGACACCGACACACCGCCGCAACCGGTCGCCGAACTGCGTCGGGCGGTGGGGGCCAGCGATGGTCTGCTGATCAGTTCGCCGGAATATGCGCATGGCGTGCCAGGCGCCCTGAAGAACGGCCTGGACTGGCTGGTGGCCAGCCTGGAGTTCGCCGACACCCCCACCATACTGATCAGCACCTCGCCGGCCTCTGTCCACGCGCCCGCCCAACTGCGGGAAATCCTCACCACCATGTCGGCGCGGTTGGTGGAGGAGGCCTTCGTGGCGCTCCCTCTGCGCGGGCGGCCTCTGGACGCCGGGGCCATCGCCGCCGATCCGGCGCTGTCGGAGGCCCTGGCCAGCGGTCTCGCGCGGCTGGCCGCGGCGATCAGCGCCGAGCCTCGCGCGGACCGGTAG
- a CDS encoding helix-turn-helix transcriptional regulator, translating into MRHEKATRLLELARLLASSAEGLTLDEMAQAMGVGRRTAERMRDAVRDAFPQMDEIDDPPTKRFKIPSGLDGIFQAPTADEFAALHAAAEQFRAMGATGRSAALLNLEQKVLSAMRAGVRRKLAPDLEALLEAEAISIHAGPRPFEDESVLGAIRDAIKSLRRLRFKYQGGSTPGRVREITPFGVLFGRSNYLVGAEGNSKEPRTWRLDRVADLEVTETFGAKPEDFTLQAFVERSFGIYQDEVEEVRLRILPHGAEEAMGWRFHPTQRLEPLADGGVLATFHAGGMRELAWHLFTWGDKVEILGPERLKQMMRDELAVALAAHGAPC; encoded by the coding sequence TTGCGGCATGAGAAGGCGACACGGCTGCTGGAGCTGGCCCGTCTTCTGGCCTCCTCCGCCGAGGGGCTGACCCTCGATGAGATGGCCCAGGCCATGGGGGTGGGACGGCGCACCGCCGAGCGGATGCGCGACGCGGTGCGCGACGCCTTCCCGCAGATGGACGAGATCGACGACCCCCCCACCAAGCGGTTCAAGATCCCCTCCGGCCTCGACGGCATTTTCCAGGCGCCCACCGCCGATGAGTTCGCCGCCCTGCATGCCGCGGCCGAACAGTTCCGAGCCATGGGCGCAACCGGGCGGTCGGCTGCCTTGTTGAACCTGGAACAGAAGGTGCTGTCGGCCATGCGGGCCGGCGTGCGCCGCAAGCTCGCCCCGGACCTGGAGGCTCTGTTGGAAGCCGAGGCCATCTCCATCCACGCTGGCCCCCGGCCCTTCGAGGACGAGAGCGTGCTGGGCGCGATCCGCGACGCCATCAAGTCCCTGCGGCGCCTGCGCTTCAAATACCAGGGCGGCTCGACGCCTGGGCGGGTGCGGGAGATCACCCCGTTCGGGGTGCTGTTCGGGCGGTCCAACTATCTGGTGGGGGCGGAGGGGAATTCAAAGGAGCCGCGCACCTGGCGGCTGGACCGGGTGGCCGACCTGGAGGTCACCGAGACCTTCGGCGCCAAGCCGGAGGACTTCACCCTGCAGGCCTTCGTCGAACGCTCCTTCGGCATCTATCAGGACGAGGTCGAAGAGGTGCGGCTGCGCATCCTGCCCCACGGGGCGGAGGAGGCCATGGGCTGGCGATTCCACCCGACCCAGAGGCTGGAGCCCCTGGCCGACGGCGGGGTGCTGGCGACCTTCCACGCCGGCGGCATGCGGGAGCTGGCCTGGCACCTGTTCACCTGGGGCGACAAGGTGGAGATCCTGGGCCCTGAGCGGCTGAAGCAGATGATGCGTGATGAACTCGCCGTGGCGCTCGCCGCCCACGGCGCGCCATGCTGA
- the metZ gene encoding O-succinylhomoserine sulfhydrylase, with protein sequence MAEDPNTWQQETKLVRGGMARSPYGEISEALYLTQSFAYESASAADKRFSGEEPGFIYQRFGNPTTQMFEDRLALLEGAEQCRATASGMAAVHVALQGLVRTGDHIVAGRALFGSCRWILSELMPRYGVEVTFVDATDIEAWKNAVRPNTKVFLVETPANPLLEVTAIGAVADVAHAAGAKLVVDNVFATPIFQKPLALGADIVVYSATKHIDGQGRVLGGAILGASELMTESYKDLLRHTGPALSPFNAWVLLKGLETLDLRVRRQTENAAKIADAIGAHAKCNQVIYPGRPDHPQAAIIANQMSGGGNVVAFDLGSREAAWRFLDTLAIVDISNNLGDAKSMATHPSTTTHRSMPEAERLSIGLTEGWVRMSVGLEGAGDLTRDVERALDAA encoded by the coding sequence ATGGCCGAAGATCCGAACACCTGGCAGCAAGAGACCAAGCTGGTGCGCGGCGGTATGGCCCGTTCCCCCTATGGCGAGATCTCCGAGGCGCTCTACCTGACCCAGAGCTTCGCCTATGAGAGCGCCAGCGCCGCCGACAAGCGGTTCTCCGGCGAGGAGCCGGGCTTCATCTACCAGCGCTTCGGGAACCCCACGACCCAGATGTTCGAGGACCGGCTGGCGCTTCTTGAAGGCGCTGAGCAGTGCCGGGCCACCGCCTCGGGCATGGCCGCGGTGCATGTGGCCCTGCAGGGGCTGGTGCGGACCGGCGACCACATCGTGGCGGGCCGGGCCCTGTTCGGCTCCTGCCGCTGGATCCTGTCGGAACTGATGCCGCGCTACGGGGTGGAGGTGACCTTCGTCGACGCCACCGACATCGAGGCGTGGAAGAACGCGGTACGCCCCAACACCAAGGTCTTCCTGGTGGAGACGCCTGCCAACCCGCTGCTTGAGGTGACCGCCATCGGCGCGGTGGCCGACGTGGCCCATGCCGCCGGCGCCAAGCTGGTGGTGGACAATGTCTTCGCCACCCCGATCTTCCAGAAGCCGCTCGCGCTCGGCGCCGACATTGTCGTCTATTCGGCCACCAAGCATATCGACGGCCAGGGCCGGGTGCTGGGGGGCGCGATCCTGGGCGCCAGCGAGCTGATGACCGAGAGCTACAAGGACCTGCTGCGCCACACCGGCCCGGCCCTGTCGCCCTTCAACGCCTGGGTGCTGCTGAAGGGCCTGGAGACCCTGGACCTGCGGGTGCGCCGCCAGACCGAGAACGCCGCCAAGATCGCCGACGCCATCGGCGCGCACGCCAAGTGCAATCAGGTGATCTATCCGGGCCGTCCCGATCACCCCCAGGCGGCCATCATCGCCAACCAGATGTCGGGGGGTGGCAATGTGGTGGCCTTCGACCTGGGGAGCCGCGAGGCCGCCTGGCGGTTCCTCGATACGCTCGCCATCGTCGACATCTCCAACAACCTGGGCGACGCCAAGTCGATGGCCACGCACCCGTCCACCACCACCCACCGCTCCATGCCCGAGGCCGAACGCCTGAGCATCGGCCTGACCGAGGGCTGGGTGCGTATGAGCGTCGGGCTCGAAGGCGCCGGGGATCTGACCCGGGACGTCGAACGGGCCCTCGACGCGGCCTAG
- a CDS encoding 2'-deoxycytidine 5'-triphosphate deaminase has product MTDATRAGILPCQSIDELITQGAILSATPFDADQVQPASLDLRLAARCWRVRASFLPRLGRTVASRIADVAMHELDLTRGAVLEKGCVYIAELQERLHLPPGVSARANPKSSTGRVDVFVRLLSDNQPAFDDVIEGYDGPTYIEIAPQTFSILVRTGTRLNQLRLKRGSPAKLLTKSVGVDLSDGIAGFRARRHAGVIDMDNVDGHDPRNYWEPLIPQNGELLLDPGEFYILASKEAIEIPVLQAAEMTPIDPSVGEFRVHYAGFFDPGFGTEEAQGVGSKGVLEVRSHETPFLLEDGQTVARLVYEPLTAKPSRLYGDQGSHYQRQGLKLSKHFQRWPTNA; this is encoded by the coding sequence ATGACCGACGCGACCCGCGCGGGGATTCTCCCCTGCCAATCCATCGATGAGCTGATCACCCAGGGCGCCATCCTTTCGGCGACGCCCTTCGACGCCGATCAGGTGCAGCCCGCCAGTCTCGACCTGCGCTTGGCCGCCCGCTGCTGGCGGGTACGGGCGAGCTTCCTGCCCCGCCTGGGCCGCACGGTGGCCAGCCGCATCGCCGACGTGGCCATGCACGAACTGGATCTCACCAGAGGGGCCGTACTCGAAAAAGGCTGCGTCTATATCGCCGAGCTGCAGGAGCGCCTGCACCTGCCGCCGGGCGTCTCGGCCCGGGCCAACCCCAAGAGCTCCACCGGCCGCGTCGACGTCTTCGTGCGCCTGCTGTCGGACAACCAGCCGGCCTTCGACGACGTGATCGAGGGCTATGATGGTCCCACCTATATCGAGATCGCGCCCCAGACCTTCTCCATCCTGGTGCGCACCGGCACCCGGCTGAACCAGCTGCGGCTGAAACGCGGCAGTCCCGCCAAGCTGCTGACCAAGAGCGTCGGCGTCGACCTCTCCGACGGCATCGCCGGCTTCCGCGCGCGCCGCCATGCCGGCGTCATCGACATGGACAATGTCGACGGCCACGACCCGCGCAACTACTGGGAGCCGCTGATCCCGCAGAATGGCGAACTGCTGCTCGATCCCGGCGAGTTCTACATCCTGGCCTCGAAGGAGGCCATCGAGATCCCGGTCCTGCAGGCCGCCGAGATGACCCCCATCGACCCCTCGGTGGGCGAGTTCCGCGTCCACTATGCCGGCTTCTTCGACCCCGGCTTCGGCACCGAGGAAGCCCAGGGCGTGGGCTCCAAGGGCGTGCTGGAGGTCCGCAGCCACGAGACCCCCTTCCTGCTGGAGGACGGCCAGACCGTCGCCCGCCTGGTCTATGAGCCCCTGACCGCCAAGCCCTCGCGGCTCTACGGCGACCAGGGCAGTCACTACCAGCGCCAGGGCCTGAAGCTCTCCAAGCACTTCCAACGCTGGCCGACTAACGCCTGA
- a CDS encoding YgdI/YgdR family lipoprotein has product MLKKITLAMAALSLAGCVSTQSVMTRTDMINRPPLDVVAQAELGDTIVEKGKLTTYEGLDLRNELTWGDGWLLKKFTISPGKLRARQQDAKFTYFYSDKMTVYDGLLGTAPYGAGGLCTKKVDPTFVRAFIVTGACGVNPKTAPEVRSTRVVDLDAPNFRQELIYNGRSGETVKFLYREFSGDYARPPFSQDVQYDLKDGNMIGFKGARIEIVEASNTKLSYRVLSSFPDPAV; this is encoded by the coding sequence ATGCTCAAAAAAATTACGCTGGCGATGGCAGCACTTAGCCTCGCGGGGTGCGTGAGCACTCAATCGGTGATGACACGCACGGACATGATCAATCGCCCGCCGCTCGATGTGGTGGCGCAGGCCGAACTTGGCGACACCATAGTCGAGAAGGGCAAGCTCACGACCTACGAAGGTCTGGATTTGAGAAACGAACTCACCTGGGGCGACGGCTGGCTGCTGAAGAAGTTCACCATCTCGCCCGGCAAGCTCAGAGCCCGGCAACAGGATGCCAAGTTCACATACTTCTACTCCGACAAGATGACCGTCTACGACGGCCTCCTGGGAACAGCGCCATACGGCGCTGGAGGCCTTTGCACGAAGAAGGTCGATCCAACTTTTGTCCGGGCTTTCATCGTGACCGGCGCATGTGGTGTGAATCCCAAGACCGCGCCTGAAGTACGTTCGACACGGGTTGTCGATCTCGATGCTCCGAACTTCCGGCAGGAGCTGATCTACAATGGGCGGTCAGGGGAAACCGTGAAGTTCCTCTACAGGGAATTCTCCGGTGACTATGCGCGTCCGCCGTTCTCCCAAGATGTGCAGTACGACCTAAAGGACGGCAACATGATTGGCTTCAAGGGGGCTCGGATCGAGATCGTGGAAGCATCCAATACGAAGCTCTCTTACCGCGTCCTCTCGTCATTCCCAGACCCGGCGGTCTGA
- a CDS encoding cytochrome P450 translates to MADGAVDILNDKRAAARKSAYETPIEELNPARASLFRDDAMWPMFERLRNEDPVHYTADSNYGAFWSITKYNDILAVDSNHQVFSSAKGITLTPKAAQGFRDPNNTATNFIAMDPPRHDVQRKTVSPAVSPHALSIMAPLIRERAGLILDSLPIGEEFDWVDLVSKELTTMTLATLFDFPFEERRKLTRWSDVMTTAPGFGPAADLMEMRAMMAECFGYFTELWNQRVNAEPAGDLISMLAHGADTRNMTQQEFHANVALLIIGGNDTTRNTISGSVLALNQNPDQYEKLRANPSLIPSMVSETIRWQTPLAHMARTATQDFELGGKTIHQGDKVAMWYVSGNRDASVIANPDSYIIDRERPRQHMSFGFGIHRCVGNRLAELQLTIIWEEIMKRFPDIQLLEEPKRSFSIFVKGYEEMKVVLPSKL, encoded by the coding sequence ATGGCTGACGGCGCCGTGGACATCCTGAACGACAAGCGGGCCGCCGCGCGCAAGTCCGCCTACGAGACCCCCATCGAGGAGCTGAACCCGGCGCGCGCCTCGCTGTTCCGGGACGACGCCATGTGGCCGATGTTCGAGCGGCTGCGGAACGAAGACCCGGTCCACTACACGGCCGACAGCAACTACGGGGCCTTCTGGTCGATCACCAAGTACAACGACATCCTGGCGGTGGACTCCAACCACCAGGTGTTCTCCTCGGCCAAGGGCATCACGCTCACGCCGAAGGCCGCCCAGGGCTTCCGCGACCCCAACAACACCGCCACCAACTTCATCGCCATGGACCCGCCGCGCCACGACGTGCAGCGCAAGACGGTCAGCCCGGCGGTCTCGCCGCACGCACTGTCGATCATGGCCCCGCTGATCCGTGAGCGGGCCGGCCTGATCCTCGACAGCCTGCCGATCGGCGAGGAATTCGACTGGGTGGACCTGGTCTCCAAAGAGCTCACCACCATGACGCTCGCCACCCTGTTTGATTTTCCCTTCGAGGAGCGGCGCAAGCTCACCCGCTGGTCGGATGTCATGACCACGGCGCCGGGCTTCGGCCCCGCCGCGGACCTGATGGAGATGCGGGCGATGATGGCCGAGTGCTTCGGCTACTTCACCGAGCTCTGGAACCAGAGGGTCAACGCCGAGCCGGCCGGGGACCTGATCTCCATGCTGGCTCACGGGGCCGACACCCGCAACATGACGCAGCAGGAGTTCCACGCCAACGTGGCCCTGCTGATCATCGGCGGCAACGACACGACGCGGAACACCATCTCCGGCTCGGTCCTGGCCCTGAACCAGAATCCCGACCAGTACGAGAAGCTTCGCGCCAATCCGTCGCTGATCCCGTCCATGGTGTCGGAGACCATCCGTTGGCAGACGCCGCTGGCCCACATGGCGCGCACCGCGACCCAGGACTTCGAGCTTGGCGGCAAGACCATCCACCAGGGCGACAAGGTGGCCATGTGGTACGTCTCGGGCAACCGCGATGCGAGCGTCATCGCCAACCCCGACAGCTACATCATCGACCGCGAGCGGCCGCGCCAGCACATGTCCTTCGGCTTCGGCATCCACCGCTGCGTGGGCAACCGCCTGGCCGAGCTGCAGCTGACCATCATCTGGGAGGAGATCATGAAACGCTTCCCCGACATTCAGCTGCTGGAGGAGCCCAAGCGCTCCTTCTCGATCTTCGTGAAGGGCTATGAAGAGATGAAGGTCGTCCTGCCGTCCAAGCTCTAG
- a CDS encoding TetR/AcrR family transcriptional regulator — MPDELRAIAGSLRRRALDAARMLLEAGGVDGLHLRAIAAEVRSGVATLYHHFADKHALLAALAIEGWEELARAIDQAMGSGKFPHRIDAASRAFLTFIRRNPQLYALMQTEQALAANDAVRAAERAAFATFQTSFQGDDRVPPERVEEVSLTIWVLGRGIASAVLMQGDDDPAAAGRLVAKVIAGFGFLLSPRFAD; from the coding sequence GTGCCGGATGAACTGAGGGCGATCGCCGGAAGCTTGCGCCGCCGCGCCCTGGACGCGGCGCGCATGCTGTTGGAGGCCGGCGGCGTCGATGGTCTGCACCTTCGCGCCATCGCCGCCGAGGTGCGCAGTGGCGTCGCCACCCTCTACCACCACTTCGCCGACAAGCACGCCCTGCTGGCGGCTCTGGCCATCGAGGGCTGGGAGGAGCTGGCCAGGGCCATCGACCAGGCGATGGGCAGCGGCAAGTTTCCCCACCGCATCGACGCGGCCTCGCGCGCCTTCCTCACCTTCATCCGCCGCAACCCGCAGCTCTACGCCCTGATGCAGACCGAGCAGGCGCTCGCCGCCAACGACGCCGTCCGCGCCGCCGAACGGGCCGCCTTCGCCACCTTCCAGACCTCGTTCCAGGGCGACGACCGGGTGCCGCCCGAGCGGGTGGAGGAGGTCTCGCTCACCATCTGGGTCCTGGGGCGCGGCATCGCCTCGGCGGTGCTGATGCAGGGCGACGACGATCCGGCCGCCGCCGGCCGCCTGGTGGCCAAGGTGATCGCAGGCTTTGGCTTCCTGCTCTCCCCGCGCTTCGCCGACTGA
- a CDS encoding VOC family protein — MRIALMTLVVADYDDAIDFYVHGLGFTLTEDTDMGGGKRWVVVTPSGGGGAGLLLAQASGAAQVASVGHQTGGRVMGFLHTDDFARDHARMTAAGVTFLEAPRTEPYGVVVVFQDLYGNRWDLIEPPAPAQ; from the coding sequence ATGCGCATCGCCCTTATGACCCTCGTCGTCGCCGACTATGACGACGCCATCGACTTCTACGTCCACGGCCTGGGCTTCACCCTTACCGAGGACACCGACATGGGCGGCGGCAAGCGCTGGGTGGTGGTGACGCCGTCGGGCGGCGGCGGGGCGGGCCTGCTGCTGGCCCAGGCCTCCGGCGCGGCCCAGGTGGCCAGCGTCGGCCACCAGACCGGCGGCCGGGTCATGGGCTTCCTCCACACCGACGACTTCGCCCGCGACCATGCGCGGATGACCGCAGCCGGGGTGACCTTCCTGGAGGCGCCACGCACGGAGCCCTATGGCGTGGTGGTGGTCTTCCAGGACCTCTACGGCAACCGCTGGGATTTGATCGAGCCGCCAGCGCCCGCCCAGTAA
- a CDS encoding DUF6356 family protein, with protein MIENFTKHPHQVGETYGEHLGAAAGFGATLIAAGIACVIHAVFPFLFEKTASHCVARLHGSMSLRGRLPRHDETVVQI; from the coding sequence ATGATCGAGAACTTCACCAAGCATCCGCATCAGGTCGGCGAGACCTATGGCGAGCACCTGGGCGCGGCGGCCGGCTTCGGCGCGACGCTGATCGCGGCGGGCATCGCCTGCGTGATCCACGCGGTCTTCCCCTTCCTGTTCGAGAAGACCGCCAGCCACTGCGTCGCCCGCCTGCATGGGAGCATGTCGCTGAGGGGACGGTTGCCCCGGCATGATGAGACGGTGGTGCAGATCTAG
- a CDS encoding Lrp/AsnC family transcriptional regulator: protein MSDGLDPIDRRILRELQTDATISIADLAQIVGLSQTPCWKRVKRLTDDGVIERRVALLDREKLDLGLVVFVSIRTARHDEAWLTAFARNASALPEVVEFYRMSGETDYLLKVVVSDIGAYDRFYKRLIATAELGDVSSSFAMEQIKFTTALPL, encoded by the coding sequence ATGAGTGATGGTCTCGATCCCATCGACCGGCGGATCCTGCGGGAACTGCAGACCGACGCCACGATCTCCATCGCCGACCTGGCCCAGATCGTTGGCCTGTCCCAAACCCCCTGCTGGAAGCGGGTCAAGCGCCTCACCGACGACGGCGTCATCGAGCGCCGCGTCGCCCTGCTGGACCGCGAGAAACTGGATCTCGGTCTCGTGGTCTTCGTCTCCATCCGCACCGCCCGCCACGACGAGGCCTGGCTGACGGCCTTCGCCAGGAACGCCTCGGCCCTGCCCGAGGTGGTAGAGTTCTACCGGATGAGCGGCGAGACCGACTACCTGCTCAAGGTCGTGGTCTCCGACATCGGCGCCTATGACCGATTCTACAAGCGCCTGATCGCGACGGCGGAACTGGGCGACGTCAGTTCCTCCTTCGCCATGGAGCAGATCAAGTTCACGACGGCCCTGCCGCTGTAA
- the rsgA gene encoding ribosome small subunit-dependent GTPase A has protein sequence MLNSYGWSDKLQAQFQTHADRGLTPGRVTVQQRGLYRLATPDGDLSAELSGKLAHEAGEGGYPVAGDWVACATRPAEGAATIHAVLPRSSVFVRRASGPNVAPQTVAANVDIALLTASLNADLSLRRLERYLAVAWESGAAPVVVLTKADACEDVGALVAQVESIAFGCPVHAVSAVTGQGLEALAALLGPGQTAVLLGSSGVGKSTLVNALAGEALMATQAIIDEGARGRHTTTHRELILLPSGGLVLDTPGMRELGLWDNEAGVAAAFGDIEALAAQCRFHDCAHRTEPGCAVRAALEDGSLDEGRWKSFGKLQRELAHLDLKDDPLARAEVRKVWIGRNKAARAHLKHKHRGGE, from the coding sequence TTGCTCAACTCCTATGGTTGGAGCGACAAGCTCCAGGCCCAATTCCAGACCCATGCCGACCGCGGCCTCACGCCCGGCCGGGTCACCGTGCAGCAGCGCGGGCTCTATCGCCTCGCCACCCCGGACGGCGACCTCTCCGCCGAGCTCTCCGGCAAGCTCGCCCATGAGGCCGGCGAGGGCGGCTATCCCGTGGCCGGGGACTGGGTGGCCTGCGCCACGCGGCCCGCCGAGGGCGCGGCCACCATCCACGCCGTCCTGCCGCGCTCCAGCGTCTTCGTGCGCAGGGCCTCGGGCCCCAACGTCGCGCCGCAGACGGTGGCGGCCAATGTCGACATCGCCCTGCTGACCGCTTCCCTCAACGCCGACCTCAGTCTGCGCCGGCTGGAACGCTACCTCGCGGTGGCCTGGGAGAGCGGCGCCGCGCCGGTCGTCGTGCTCACCAAGGCCGACGCCTGCGAGGACGTGGGCGCCCTGGTGGCGCAGGTGGAGTCCATCGCCTTCGGCTGCCCGGTCCACGCCGTCTCGGCGGTGACGGGCCAGGGGCTCGAGGCCCTGGCGGCCCTGCTGGGGCCGGGCCAGACCGCCGTGCTGCTGGGTTCGTCAGGGGTCGGCAAGTCCACCCTGGTCAATGCGCTGGCAGGCGAAGCCCTGATGGCGACCCAGGCCATCATCGACGAGGGCGCGCGCGGCCGCCACACCACCACCCACCGCGAGCTGATCTTGCTGCCGTCGGGCGGCCTGGTTCTGGACACGCCCGGCATGCGCGAGCTGGGACTGTGGGACAACGAGGCCGGCGTGGCCGCGGCCTTCGGCGACATCGAGGCCCTGGCCGCCCAGTGTCGCTTTCACGATTGCGCCCACCGCACCGAGCCCGGCTGCGCGGTCCGCGCCGCCCTGGAGGACGGGAGCCTGGACGAGGGCCGCTGGAAGAGCTTCGGCAAGCTGCAGCGCGAACTGGCTCACCTGGACCTCAAGGACGACCCACTGGCCCGCGCCGAGGTGCGCAAGGTCTGGATCGGCCGCAACAAGGCCGCCCGCGCCCACCTGAAACACAAACACAGGGGCGGGGAGTGA
- a CDS encoding sensor histidine kinase produces the protein MSDDSIEARAASEMRHRMANTFQLMSALGRMRSQRAGDPEARRQLLWMADAIGSLGALERHRTPEGVDFTAYIAEMAPVWRRRHAGRKAEVRVTAIPVLAPDTAASTLALIAQELVGNALAHGYPDDRPGLVEISLTQGADGRHDLTVTDDGQGFDPERARERFGLWFVRSLAAQVRGEFTLTSQPSCTAKLVFSL, from the coding sequence ATGAGCGACGACAGCATTGAAGCACGCGCCGCCTCCGAGATGCGGCACCGGATGGCCAACACCTTCCAGCTGATGTCGGCGCTTGGCCGGATGCGCAGCCAGCGGGCCGGCGATCCCGAGGCGCGTCGCCAGCTGCTGTGGATGGCCGACGCCATAGGCTCCCTGGGCGCCCTGGAGCGCCACCGCACCCCGGAGGGTGTCGATTTCACCGCCTATATCGCCGAGATGGCGCCCGTCTGGCGCCGCCGCCACGCTGGGCGCAAGGCCGAGGTCCGGGTCACCGCCATCCCCGTCCTGGCGCCCGACACCGCGGCCTCGACGCTGGCCCTCATCGCCCAGGAGCTGGTGGGCAATGCGCTCGCCCACGGCTACCCTGACGACCGTCCCGGCCTGGTGGAGATCAGCCTGACCCAAGGCGCCGATGGCCGCCACGACCTCACCGTCACCGACGACGGCCAGGGTTTTGATCCGGAGCGGGCCCGCGAGCGGTTCGGCCTGTGGTTCGTGCGCAGCCTGGCGGCCCAGGTGCGCGGCGAGTTCACCCTGACCTCCCAGCCCAGCTGCACCGCCAAGCTGGTCTTCAGCCTCTAG
- a CDS encoding Crp/Fnr family transcriptional regulator: protein MQNRLLAALPPADHGLVGPYLTHLDLDRGRLLYDPGDPIDMVYFPHDGVISLMTLTENGAAIESATIGREGALGLMAAVSPRQSLSRAIVQTPCRAARISAAQLHEAWEKSPAIRHLIDHHTEALFGHAIQSVACNALHSVEARFCRWLLTCHDRISTNTVALTQEFLADMLGVQRTTVTAVARALQERGYIRYRRGIVDIIDRAGLEAMTCECYGVVKRTYERLLPGTDF from the coding sequence TTGCAAAATCGTCTGCTCGCCGCCCTGCCGCCGGCCGACCACGGGCTTGTGGGTCCCTACCTGACTCATCTCGACCTGGACCGCGGGCGCCTGCTCTATGACCCGGGCGATCCCATCGACATGGTCTATTTCCCCCATGACGGGGTCATCTCGCTGATGACCCTGACGGAAAACGGCGCGGCCATCGAGAGCGCCACCATCGGCCGCGAGGGCGCGCTGGGCCTGATGGCCGCGGTGTCGCCGCGCCAGTCGCTGTCGCGGGCCATCGTCCAGACCCCGTGCCGGGCGGCGCGCATCAGCGCGGCGCAATTGCACGAGGCCTGGGAGAAGAGCCCGGCCATCCGCCACCTGATCGACCACCACACCGAGGCCCTGTTCGGCCACGCCATCCAGTCGGTGGCCTGCAACGCCCTGCACTCGGTGGAGGCGCGGTTCTGCCGCTGGCTGCTGACCTGCCACGACCGGATCTCCACCAACACCGTGGCCCTGACCCAGGAGTTCCTGGCCGACATGCTGGGCGTGCAGCGGACCACGGTGACGGCCGTCGCCCGCGCCCTGCAGGAGCGCGGCTATATCCGCTATCGGCGGGGGATTGTGGACATTATCGACCGCGCCGGCCTCGAGGCCATGACCTGCGAGTGCTACGGCGTCGTCAAGCGCACCTACGAGCGCCTGTTGCCGGGCACCGACTTCTAG
- a CDS encoding pyridoxamine 5'-phosphate oxidase family protein, with protein MSTDQRTDAERRLWDEIEKHNTGMLGVTGGAAHHTQPMTAFAEPKTNQIWFFTRTDTDLAREIGEGKSAMFVHQQRDFQACVGGQLTLQHDTARVDKYWNAVVAAWYPEGKADPRLTLLCLDCDDAQVWISQGGPVKFFWEVAKANATHTTPDVGVSANVNFH; from the coding sequence ATGAGCACCGACCAGCGCACCGACGCCGAACGCCGGCTGTGGGATGAGATCGAGAAGCACAATACCGGCATGCTGGGGGTCACCGGCGGCGCGGCGCATCACACCCAGCCGATGACCGCCTTCGCCGAGCCCAAGACCAACCAGATCTGGTTCTTCACCCGCACCGACACCGACCTGGCCCGCGAGATCGGCGAGGGGAAGAGCGCGATGTTCGTCCACCAGCAGAGGGACTTCCAGGCCTGCGTCGGCGGCCAGCTGACCCTGCAGCACGACACCGCTCGGGTCGACAAGTACTGGAACGCCGTGGTGGCCGCCTGGTACCCGGAGGGCAAGGCCGACCCGCGCCTGACCCTGCTGTGCCTGGACTGCGACGACGCCCAGGTCTGGATCAGCCAGGGCGGCCCGGTGAAGTTCTTCTGGGAAGTGGCCAAGGCCAACGCCACCCACACGACGCCGGACGTGGGCGTCAGCGCGAACGTCAACTTCCACTAG